ctgcaacacgcggacggttcagatcgaatgtaccgatgacgaatctcaacattcccaccgtacggatgagtctgaaatgatccaaatagtttgtcagcactatttgatcattgtaattgaactccaactggcgtagatctagcccaaaatgatctgcaacacgcgGACGGTACAGATTAaatgtaccgatggtgaatctcaacattcccaccgtacggatgagtccggaatgatccaaatagttgaaaaatactatttgatcgttgaaatcggactccgaatggcttagatctagcccaacaaagatctgaaaaatggacggttcagatctgTCTGGCACATGGGATAAACTCTCGCGGGTAGGGCGTTTGGGGGCGCGTGGACAACAAGCGCTACAGTAGCTTGTGTGCGTGAGAAGCGCGTGAGGTGCGTGTCGTTCATGCGCAGCCCCTCTGTAGgacgcgtgggggcgcgtgtccgtcacgcgtcttcttcctctggaGCGCGTGAAGGTGCGTGGTGCGTGTGGAACACTCGTCTTAACCTCCGAtacgcgtgggggcgcgtgggttACAGCAGAGACACGCGCCGATCTTTTAGGGGCGAGTGTGGGCTCCTCCGACCTcagttttcgattccgtttgtggcaacggattcgtctcgacgcgaggaacaccctagagttgtcaaaaattgattgtgaccaacttgaattttcagacagctcgaaccagagctttgataccatttgttgtgcctccggcctgtctgaaaatcacacaaaataattttaaagtggttcagcaaattgcatACGTCCattggagcctcttttatagaatttgtacaagatttacaaaaaatctacaaattctcatctctccctcacgtccctctttctttctcttctcccactgcccttgatctctcaccgcagtgaggataaATTTTTCTGCACACTTAATAAGAGAGCAAACCTCTACGATGACCTGCATCTTCTGACTTTGAAGAGGGTGGGTGCCTAGTAAAACAAACAtggtgggtggcctaacaattggtgggtggtggtgggtgagcacacttgggttgatttcaacaagTAGGAGGCACCATACTCGTCATGATCATTCACGAGACGGCCTGCATTCCTGTTGATATGTTTTTCCTGGATAATTCTGAACTCCAAGCGGGCTGCTGCGGCTGCATTTGCTGGATCAGCTGCTGCAAAGAATCCATGATCATCGTGGTTTACCAGAGTCCATTGATAGCCATAAAATGGAAGGCCAAGGACCAACTTCTGGGCGTCAATTTTTACAGGATTAGGACCAATTCCATTAATCCAGTTACCAATGCCATCACTTCCGCACCTGTTTGGCTCTTTAGGATTACGCCAGGCATGAACCGGTCCAGTCTCCCGCGATGAGTTGGAGGGAGTAGGAGTATAGAAGTCAATGGCCAGTACGTTGATCCAGtccaaatttttattaatagccGGAATGGGATAATTGAAAGTAATGTTACCGTCTTTACCAGGAATGCCCGGGTGATGAAACACCGCCGCAGTAAGAAGCAACTTATTAGCTGGCTTCTTTGTCTTCGTGAAGTCTAAGTCCAGGGCAGATCGCCATTCATTGAGGAGCGAGGCAAGCTGTTCCTCCTGGTCGGCTTTGGAGGGGTACAGCCAGCAGAGGTCCAGGCCATCGTAATTGTACTCCCTGGCTAGTTGTATGGACCTGTTAATGAATGCGTCACGCAGTTTATCATCTCTAGCCACTGAAGCAATGGCTGTAGATATGTTGGGGCCTTCACCACCGATGGATAAAAGAGTTTTCACCGAAGGGTTTCGTACTCGAACGGTTTTGGTGAAGTCTCGTAATAGTTCCGAGTATGGTTCAGGGATTATGAGCCGGCCATCATCGTCGACCTCGGCAAAGCAAGCATAAAGATGTGTGAAGAGTTCGGAAG
This is a stretch of genomic DNA from Carya illinoinensis cultivar Pawnee chromosome 15, C.illinoinensisPawnee_v1, whole genome shotgun sequence. It encodes these proteins:
- the LOC122296851 gene encoding class V chitinase-like encodes the protein MASSASPVVVKAGYWFFGHDLNRKVAEIPSELFTHLYACFAEVDDDGRLIIPEPYSELLRDFTKTVRVRNPSVKTLLSIGGEGPNISTAIASVARDDKLRDAFINRSIQLAREYNYDGLDLCWLYPSKADQEEQLASLLNEWRSALDLDFTKTKKPANKLLLTAAVFHHPGIPGKDGNITFNYPIPAINKNLDWINVLAIDFYTPTPSNSSRETGPVHAWRNPKEPNRCGSDGIGNWINGIGPNPVKIDAQKLVLGLPFYGYQWTLVNHDDHGFFAAADPANAAAAARLEFRIIQEKHINRNAGRLVNDHDEHPPSSKSEDAGHRRGLLSY